The genomic region TTCCTCATGAAGGCAGAGATGCTGTGGTCCATGACTGCAGTGGGTATGGTGCTGTAGTTGGTCATGGGGTTCTTCTTCATCTCTTTGAAAGATGTGCGCTGGACAATGTGATCCACAGTCTCCTCAGGCAGGGAGCGCCCTATAAACTCCAGGATCTTCTGAATCTCCCTTTTGGGGTCCTGGAGCAGTGGAGAGGCTCTTCAGGGAGGTTTGGATTACTTGCTGAGCAGAAAAGGGAGGCGCCTTTCTAACCCTGAGGGGATCTGGCCATTTCTGCCTAGAGACCTCAGGCCCTGTTCCTTGACTGTGGTCCTCTTTTCCAGGGGCAGGTGTGACTGCCTTCTACCCTGTGATCCTTGATCACAGAGGTCTGGTTCCTTTTGGCTGAGAGGAGGGACAGTCCCCTTTCATAATGGTGGTCCCAGGAGAAGCACTGGCAGTACAGAGCAGATGAATGTCTGCACGTGTTGCTGACTCAGGCGTTAGGACATAAAGGGCTGCACAGGGCGCTGCCGCAGAGGGGGCACTCCTACTCTTCAGTCCTGGGCAGGGGATCCAGGAGGGCTGGTCTGTGGGCTGCCATAGGGGAGGGTGCTGAGTGGGCCTCAGCAGGCTCTGTGAGGTTCCTGCCTTCCTAAGTGTGACACGGAGGGAAATGGGAGCTGGTGGTCTCACCTCCTTTATGTCCTCGTAGAAGAGGTAGAGAACAGGGTGGGTGTGACTCAGCTCCCACCACTCCTGCACGTGCTGGTACCAGGACCCGTAGCACACTGGAGACAGGGCAGATGGTCGGGACACAGAGGTTGGCATAAATTTTAGCTGGTGCTCCTtgactccacacacacacacacaccccccccccccaaccctccAGAGTCAGCCTCACCTTCCCCGGCCATGAACTTCTCCAGGAAGCTGTCCCAGGTGCCAGGGTCAGGGTGCACCTTGGCCATGCGATAGAAGTGGTAATAGGAGACGGCCACATCCTTGGCGTTGCGGGCGATGTAGATCACCTGGAGGGGCAAGTGATCCCCCAACCCCAGCGTCGTCACCACATGGCACGCCAGGCACTAGGTGTCCCCCCTTTATGGCCTCCTTGCCAGGGAGGTTCTCTCAGTTTGGCCAAAGGAGAAGCAGGTAGAGGCTGACTCGCCTGCAGCCCTGGGGTGCAGGCAAGATCCAGCTGGGACCTGAACCCTGCTCTGATGCTAAACTCTGGGCTGAACTCTGGGTTCCTGAAACTGTTATTTTATACTAATCTAATCCCCTCAACACCACTCTGTCTGGATTTGGGACAAGGCATGCCGGGTTCCCACCAGCCCCTCCTCCACAGGCCTGTGAGCACCCAGACTGCACAGAGGAGTCTCATTTTCACCAGATACCTGACCCCACTAGAGCATCAGGCAGATGCCCCTCACCCCATCCTTCTTAAGATGAGACCAGGCTGGAGGAAGTGAGACCTTCCCAGAAGGCAGGGCCAAAGCTGGGATGGCCCTAGAAGCCTCCTCTGGCTCCCTCTGCCATTCACCTTGACTTTCTGATCCAGCAGGGTCTTCGGAAGCAGGGCCAGGGGCAAGTGTGTCTTGAGGAGCCGTGGGGCTGGTGTATCTTTCAGAAGCTCAACACCTAAGCCGTAGGTAGGGCAAGATCCGTGAGCTGGAGCCCCAGTCAAACCTCCCTCCATTCTGCTTGCCCCCAGCACCCTGCCACACACCTGTGGGAACCCCAGGGGCGCTGAACTCAAGGAAGGGCACCCGCAAGAAGACAGGGGCTCTCTGACACTTCTCCAGGTCACCCTCCTGGTAGATCAGGTCCAGGATCTCGCTCACCCAGGTGGTGCCTGGCGGGTGGGAACGGATGGGGGATGAGCAGGGCTGAGGCCACGCCCCTCCCAGCCCAAGGTGGGGACTGCAGCCCAATGGAGGCCTGGGTATCCCCATCACTTACCCGACTTGGGGTAGGTGCTGATGAGCAAGTCATCAGGCCAGGCTTCAAAGCTCTCCAGtggccccagggcctctgcaAAGTACTTGATGAGAGGGATGCCCTTCACATACTTTGCTGGAGGGCGGGAGGTATCCTGGATCAGTTCCATGCTATCTTCTCAGGGGCGCCGGGGTGTGGCCTCCTTCCTTGAACAATATGTCAATGGTGCCAGCTGTTGAATTCTTGCTTTGAAGTAAAGAACCCAAGGCTGAAGGAGCCTGAGCCACTTGCCTGTGCTCACAGAGCTAGCTCACAGTGTGGTGGGGCAGGGATTCAAAGCCAGATCCTGTGTTCCTGCAGTGGATCACAACTCAGGGTGCATTTTCATTTGCCTGCAGAGCTTTTAAATCAATTAAATCACTCTCTGGAGATGGGACCCTGATAGCAGTTTTTTGGAAGCTCTCCAGGGGATTTcaatgtgcacttgagaaaaccTCTAGGGCCTGCCTGTCTGAACTTCTGGCCAGCTGCTTTGTCTTCTCCCTTCTGAGATAGGCCTAATCCTGATGGGCTCCTCCCTCTCGTTTCCCCCTTGAGCTCCCCTGGGCCCTCACATATGGAAAACTCCCAAAGGCCAGTTGGGCCTGAGATCCAGCTTGCCCAACCAGCCCCTCCCAGTTGGAGAAAAACACAGCCAATTGAGCAACTGTGTCAGAGTTTTGCAGATGAGTGAGCAAAACTGATGACTCAGCGGAGAATAGGAAGTGCAAGGAGGAGAGAGATTCAAGCCAGCCTGGAGACTGAGTTGAGCACTTCTAGGGGAAAGGgtactcattccagtgttcttgcctggagaatcccagggacgggggagcctggtgggctgccgtctatggggtcgcacagagtcagacacgaccgaagcgacttagcagcagcagcaggggaaaggGCAGATCGTGAGAAGTGGGAGTGGAGAGATCAAGTGACAGGACAGGAGCCAGAGCCAGCAGCAGCGAGAGGTGAGCGGGATCCAGCCCTGCTGCCCCCCAGCCTCGCTCTCACCTGATCTCTCTGGATCTTGGCCTTGTGACCCTGCCTGTGTCTGCGTGGGGCTTAGAACAGGCACGGTGTGGTGAGTGCAGGACCGCTCTCTGAGCTGCAAGCTTTGTAGTTCCCAAGTGGGAGGGGCCTGGCGCCAGCACTGGGACTTGGCTGTCCTCCAGGAAGGAGAGGGTTACTTCTGGGGTGGGAGGACCCTCCTCAGCTGGAACCCAGCTTAGCCCGGCCTGAAAACCCAAGATGTGCGTTACTGTGTAGAAAACAAAAGGCTGAAACTAGACACAATGGTGCAATAGTTTTTCGGgggttttttttggtgttttgagCTGGAATCCTGGCTCCTAACCTGCCCTCTAGACTCCTCCTCTGTTGAGAGGGCCAAGAGACAGCTTTTTCTAATGTGCCTTATCTAGAAAGGGCAGGGGAGAAGAGGTGAAACGGGGCACTCACGGTTCTGCCAGCTCCAGGCCAGGTTTGAAGATGCCAAGAGTTCAGGTGGAAGGCAGCCCGCAGGCCCCCAGCAGCCTGAACATTCCGGGAACTTCTGGCTCTGACCACAGGGCAAGTCCAGAGTCCAGAGGGATGTACGTGGGCAGGGTGACGGGGTTTGGGGTGGAGCCACGCAAGGCAGGCTCTTTTTGAGGCAGCATAGGATAGGAAAGAGCCAGAATGCTTGCGTCAACCCTGGGAGTTATTTGACTTCTCCACGTGCCCCTGCTCCACATGTCCCTGCTCCATGACTCCCATGGAGGGAGCTCCAAGGACAGCGTGGAGCCTCATTTATGGTTGGTAAAACAACGGCCCCCAGaaggtgcttttctttctctgggtTTGAACGAGGCTCCGCAGACAGAGACAAGAAGTTGGGGCTTCGAGAGGCACAGGACCTTGTTGGGGGAGagcaccctcctctcctcctcggCCTTTGTTCTTACTCTTTGGATTAAAGTCCAGagtcttccctgttggctcagacagtaaagaacccacctgcaatgcaggagaaccaggttcaatccctgggtcggaaagatcccctggagaaggaaatggcaacccactccagtattcttgcctgggaaaactgatggacagaggagcctggcggtctacagtccatggggttgcaagagtcagacacaacttagcgactaaaccaccagcaccaccagagTCAAGCTGGGCACTGGAGCTGAGTGGGCTCTGCATCCAGGGTGTGAGTCTCCTAACCCCTCAAAGGACAGTGTGACTTCAGAGGTTGGGCCATGCTGCGGCCAGCagcccctccccgctcccctgTCCTCTTCAGGCCCCAGTTACCAGCAGGGTCTCTGCTTCCTACCCATGCTCCCCACCCCCGGAAAACACCAGCAGGTACCCTGAACTCAGACTTTTTATTGTATTCAAGTAAAAACTGGCCAGAGCCACAAAGGGTGGCAAAGAAAAGGAGTGGGTGGAGGTTGAGAATGCTGGGAATCAGGTCTTGAGCATGTCAGTCCAGTGCTCCTGTGGAGACAAGAGGGTTGGTGAAaggcagcccaggagacagggtGGGGTAGAGAGGCTGGGGTCCAAGCCACTTCTCACCTCTTCTAATTCTGagtcctcctcgtcctcctcaGTGCCCATCCGGCACAGCCAGATCAGGTCTCCCCACAGCAGTGAGTTCTTACAGCTACCAGGGGGTATGGTTGATAGGAAACAGAGTCAGGATCACAAGCCTCCTCCAGGCCAGGACCTGGGTGCCAAGAGAAGGCCTTGGCTACCCCCAGGCCTGGACTTGGGCAACTGGGcacccccttcccaccttcctGGAGTTAAACCAGCCTGGAGCAGGGATGTGGGACTCACCCAGGGCATGCGCCCTCTAGAGGCAGGAGCTGCCCTGGTTCCTCCTGCAGGAACTCCTCTGCCAGGCAGATCACATGGGCCCTTAGGGAGCAGCCAGGGTGCGGGCAACATAGGGGGCTCTCTTCATCCTGCAAGAGGTGGCAGGCAGGTAAGAGAGAACGGGGAGTAATCATGTAGCTAACAACGGACCACACACTGTTCCAAGGGCTTTACATAAAAAACCTTATAAGGCATGTGCTACTGTTATTTGCAtttatggaaaagaatccacctgcaatgcaggagacctgggtttgatccctgggttgggaagatcccctggaggaggacatggcagcccactccagtaggctcgcctggagaatccccatggatggaggagcctggcgggctacagtccatagggttgcaaagagttggacacgctgagcaactaaacacagcacatagataaggaaactgaggcaccgagAGGCTAAAATACTGGTCCACAGGGACTAAGCTGGCCAGTTTTCTCTGAGTGCTAGCAGTGATTATGTAACAGCATGGCTAGGGCAGCCAGACCTAGAGCTCCTTACAGGTTGAGAGATCTCAGATAGGTCACTTAATCCTTGAATGGCAAGAACTCAACTTACACTTACTGAGAGCTCAGTAGAAGCCAGACACATCATCTcagttaatttattaaatatttattggccACTTGCTCTGCACCAGACCCTGTTCTACAgtagtgaaaaggaactaaatgcCCCTGTGGAGTTTAAtataggggtgggggtgggaaagactgataataaggtaaataaaatatacaatatgtCAGACAATAACAGGCTTTAAAGGAAGCCAGGGAGATGTACAAGAAAGAGAGGCAATTTTAGATGGAGAGCCAAGGAAAAGCTGACCGGAGGAGAGGTGGCATTTTCTTAAGATGGAGGGTCTAGGGAAGaatcttccagtccaagggaaAGGTCAAAGGCCCTGAGGAGGCCTTGGCATTGAGGAATAGCCGCAAGCACTATTCCCATTGTAGAGATgggagcaggacttccctggtggtccagtagttaagaacccgcctgctagggcaggggacacaggttcgatcgttcgtctggaaaatcccacatgcctggggaGCCCgagcttgtgctccacaagagaagccatgccAATGAGAAGCCCGGGCGGCAAGTAGAGAGTAACCCCCGCTctgagcaactagagaaagcccattgACAGAAAAGAAGACCGAGCgcagacaaaagcaaaaaaaaaaaaaggatagagaTGGGGGTAGAGTGGCCAAAAGGTGTCAGTGGACTGCCCTGTCCCTTGATCCTAAGTCCTCTGAACCCTAAACTGCTCTGACCCATCTTACCTGGAGCGCACGTGCGCACAGGGTGCAGCGGACGTCGACGTCTTGCTGCGGCTCGAATCCCATGTCGTCGGAAGGACCTGCTTGGCTTCTCGGGGGTGGGGCCCGGGGTGGCGGCGGCCCGAAGGCCAGTGGCATGTGAGGTGGCGGCGGCGGGCAGAGGTCCTGGCGGAAGTCAGCGCGCAGCCAGCGCAGGGTGAGCGGAAGGCGCACCCAGGGCGGCGCGCGCAGCATGTGCGCCAGGACGCGCAGGTGGAATGCGAAGGTGGCCTCTCCCCGCAGGCGCCGACCCACGTGCGTCAAGCGGCGCGAGGCCTGTGGGTGTTGCCAGGCCCACTCGAACTGCAGG from Bos javanicus breed banteng chromosome 25, ARS-OSU_banteng_1.0, whole genome shotgun sequence harbors:
- the LOC133238443 gene encoding sulfotransferase 1A1 isoform X1, whose product is MELIQDTSRPPAKYVKGIPLIKYFAEALGPLESFEAWPDDLLISTYPKSGTTWVSEILDLIYQEGDLEKCQRAPVFLRVPFLEFSAPGVPTGVELLKDTPAPRLLKTHLPLALLPKTLLDQKVKVIYIARNAKDVAVSYYHFYRMAKVHPDPGTWDSFLEKFMAGEVCYGSWYQHVQEWWELSHTHPVLYLFYEDIKEDPKREIQKILEFIGRSLPEETVDHIVQRTSFKEMKKNPMTNYSTIPTAVMDHSISAFMRKGITGDWKSTFTVAQNELFEAHYAKKMAGCKLRFRWEL
- the LOC133238443 gene encoding sulfotransferase 1A1 isoform X2, with the translated sequence MELIQDTSRPPAKYVKGIPLIKYFAEALGPLESFEAWPDDLLISTYPKSGVELLKDTPAPRLLKTHLPLALLPKTLLDQKVKVIYIARNAKDVAVSYYHFYRMAKVHPDPGTWDSFLEKFMAGEVCYGSWYQHVQEWWELSHTHPVLYLFYEDIKEDPKREIQKILEFIGRSLPEETVDHIVQRTSFKEMKKNPMTNYSTIPTAVMDHSISAFMRKGITGDWKSTFTVAQNELFEAHYAKKMAGCKLRFRWEL
- the SLX1A gene encoding structure-specific endonuclease subunit SLX1, encoding MGPGCFFGVYLLYCLNPRHRGRVYVGFTVNPARRVQQHNGGRKKGGAWRTSGRGPWEMVLIVHGFPSAVAALRFEWAWQHPQASRRLTHVGRRLRGEATFAFHLRVLAHMLRAPPWVRLPLTLRWLRADFRQDLCPPPPPHMPLAFGPPPPRAPPPRSQAGPSDDMGFEPQQDVDVRCTLCARALQDEESPLCCPHPGCSLRAHVICLAEEFLQEEPGQLLPLEGACPGCKNSLLWGDLIWLCRMGTEEDEEDSELEEEHWTDMLKT